The DNA region GGCAGGTCTGTTACTGCTGAGGAGGAGCTGGTTGACGGTTCAGGCGGATAAGTGGTATCCTCCTGCGCTggttgttctgtctgtctgctgggaAAAAGTCTGGTGAACAGAAGTTTAATCTGTTTACTGGGTGGGAATAATCAATACCAAATTTCACAATACAAGGCCACAATTTGTGTTCTTAACATGTCTGCAAAGCACTAACAAATACAATaatcaaaattatgaaatgGAAAAGGTAATGATTAATATTGTCAAATGGTTTTAACCAATAATCAGACAGTGGCACTTACTGATCTGATGCGTGCAAGGGGGCATCTGCTATCACCTCGATTTTGATCATCTTGGCGCTGGGTGACGTCGACAGTGGAGAGGATCCATCCTCGGTCTCCTTCACCACTTCCCGGACAAAGGACTTGGCCCCACCTGACTCCAATTCAGGTGACGTTGCCTTTCCACTGACCTCCTGAATGTTAATCCTCCTCAGAGGTTTCTGAAGAGTATCAGATGCTCAGAATCAGACAACATGatgattcagtttttaaaaaatatttttcaagaaACACACTGTTTATCAATCTTTATCTTCAATCTACATTGATGTCCCTCCTGCCACCAGCTGGACAAATAATACTCAAGCTTGTAAAGAGGGGGAGACaatttttatgttactttaatTTATCTGTTATTTACAAGTAAAGTTTTATAAAGACAAAACTCACTGCTGACTCACTTTGATTTTTGGGTTTAGGACTATTGGTAGTACAAAACAAGATGATCGTTGAGGTCACTTTGGGCTGTAGGACAttatggtaaatggtaaatggactgcacttatgtaGTGCATTTCTAGTCTTACTTtctgaccactcaaagtgctttacactactccccacattcatccattcacacacatacagcgcttttctatacaaacagcgctttctataaacacacattcacacaccgatgatacatccagcaatttggggttcagtatcttgcccaaggacacatCGATATGCAAaatggaggagccggggatcgaaccactgactctctggttagtggacgacctgctctagCCTCCTGAGCAACAGCCGCCcaatattaattaaaatattagatGGGAAGTCTTTagctgttttttaatgtaaaagctgtttttttaaaccaaacaatCGAGAAAATGTTCGGCAGATTAATCATTCctaaaaataatcgttagttgcagccttagtcAAATATAAGGACAAGTGCTAATTACAAAAGTAATGTTTTCGAGTTGCTCATTTTCTCCAACATGcattccaaaaaaacaaataattttcagtttacaaaatgaaatgaagaaaagcaaGCAAAGGTTTAAATTTAGGAAGTcggtattttgtgtgtttgtatttttacttaaaagaCAAATTAGACTAAGAGATTGTCCATAAGGCTATGGATTGACAAGTTGATTTTCGACCAAAATTCCCCAATTCGCTGGAAACTGCGTTCTTCCATTTATCGATATCTTGCTTCTACCTGAAACTTTTCACCTGGAATGCAGTCAGATCATGTCGATGTTTTTACTATCAGACGCCTACTCTTTACTTTTAATGCCTTTGGTGTAGCAAAATGCAGAGGCGCTTTTTTTAAGCCCTTATCTGTAAAGAAAACGAGCAACTCACAGTTGAACGCAGATGTGTTGGTTTGTCAATCGGCTGAACTGTTCTCCTCTGTGAGTTGTCCTCTGTTTGAAGAATTCCGCTGAAACCCAGGTCCTAACAACACAAGAAGAAAGAGATGTGAAGTCTAGAAGATCAAACCATATAAAGTCTGATGTGTGTGCAGGTCATCCAGACATTAGATtggaatttaatttattataaaaaggCAGATTCTTTTAACCAGAGGGACTAAACACACAGTAGAGGAATAAACTTATTTCTCTAGGTCACAACATTACAAACAACCAACAGCAAAGAATGCAAAGGTTAAAGtaaaaagagttttaaaaagtatttgtaTAACGCAGAAGTGAATCTTATGAACAGAGCGCTTTGTAAACAATGTTTCTTCTTCTATAATtactttcctgttttgttttccaggctgatatttttcatttactgaactATGTGCACTTGAACTAATAACTGGATCTTGAAACGTACAATCTGGAGCTTCTGGAGTTCATTCAAGGCCTGTTTGTTCCCTGGCTCCAGTTTCAAGACCTCCTGAAAATCTgaggcacacacaaaaagactttttttttgcaagaaaacagttaatacataaaaacaatagCTCTTGTTCTCATTATTTTACTGCAATTCAACTCTTTTTGAATATTTCCTTGTCTAGTTCGAgataaattagaaaatatacAGAATTGTGACCTGACTACAACcaatttttcaacaaaataaaagatgaaaatgaaaccaacAGAAGACAGCTATAAGGAAGAAGACAGCTAGATCTGGTACAGCTTTCTAGACCTCtatcagttaaaataaaaagatacaatgctgttgctgctgtttgccTTTAGACGACAGTGTTGTTCTGTACAGCACCTTGTTTGGCCTCTTCCAGTTTCCCTAAAGCCACTCTGGCTGTGCCTCTGCGGGCAAAAGCCTTGGAGTAAGTAGTGTCCAGATAAATGGCTTTAGTGCagtcctcctccgcctccttaTACCTGCAACaaatagaaaaagtaaaaggagaAGGTCTGTAATAAGTATCCTACTGTTTTTTAAGagtaaaacaatatttctgcaattaaaaataagtttctttttggtttgttaCTGTAATAAGagttagaaaaaaagacagggcAGATATTGACCACTTTTGAAGAGTCGGATTTTAAAGGTGCCAGAAATATTGCTTCTATagaggaacaaaaagaaaacctgaaatgatgttttattttctagtaaagacaaaaatgatgGTATTGTTTTTACTTCTCCAGCTTGAGGAAGGCCATGGCTCTGTTGGCGGGAAGAAGGACATTCATGCTGTCTACCTCCATGCCTCGCCTGTAGCACTCTACAGCTGCTTCGTACTTCCCCTCTTTGAAATACGCATTCCCCTGAAAGGCACAttcagaaaacataaaacacctGGGAAGAGTGTATGCAAATAAACAGATTATTTGAGGAATATCAGGATCTGAACATTTCCCTTTGTCCCCATACAGTGCTGAAATCTATCTTTGGCGGATGTTGAAATGCAGTGAGCCTCTACATGATGAATTACAAACTCACTGCACAAgcaactaactaactaactaactaactaactaacgCCTCACAAACTAAGTGATTCTGTGGACAAACTGAGACTTAATACAAGACAACAAATTCTCATTCTCAGAACATTAAAATTACTCTTGATAGtggcacattttaaatttaccaGCCTCTGACATGCGAGCTGATGAGTCCAACTGGGACACTGCAGCATAAGtggcaaaaaacacagcaaagctTACCCTGTCTTTTTGTAGAACTGCTTCCTGCCTCCTCTGTTGTTCGTCAATCAGTCTCTGCTGCTCAGGGTCGACTGTGGGAGCCTCCTGTGGCTGTGTGGCTTCACTTTGGGCAGTCGGTGCCTCATGTCCGAGGGCCTGAAACCATCAAGTGGAAAAGatcaaaaagacaagaagatTTGAGAAATTAGGCTGACCCAAAATGATCATTTCAAATTCACCTCCTTAATTTTCTTCACTTCAGTCTTTGCTTCCATGTTCCCGGGGTCGAGCTTGAGAACCATCTCATAATCTATCCAGAAACAGATTCATGTTATTACCTCAATGCATTTAAGATTGAGACAATCTAATCTTTTTTCCAATCTGTTTGTCACCGTCTAATGCAGATTCATATTTCTTCAGTGCAAACCGTGCTGCTCCTCTTCGTGCATACGCTTTGAAGTAATTGCTGTTCAAAGCGATCGCCAAGTTGCAGTCAGACTCTGCCACAGCATACCTACAAGAGCAAAGTTGCATTAATTTAAAtggggaagaaaacaaaaaatgtccccAACATGGTACCAGCACAATACAGCAGCCACATGATCTGTGCTTTACTTTTTGAGTCTGAAGAAGGAAGTGGCTCGGTTGGTGGGCAGCACAGGGCTGTAAGGATCCGCACTCATCCCTCTGGTGTAACATTCAATGGCATCGTCATACTTCCCATCTTTGAAAAACTTATTaccctgaaaataaataaaatattttaggaaaaaggaatcattttcactttgtttttaatttatttcggTACTTCTCATGCAGTAtttactttttccttctctgcaaGCGCTTTCTCCCTATCAACTGCAGCTTCCTCTGAATCCGAATCATTTGACTCTGCTGGACTTTCCTCTTTATCCATCTCTGCCAGAGCCTTGTCCTGCGCACACAGAAGCATAAAATCTTTAGTCAGCTACTCCACAACTTCACCGATCATGTTTAGTATATTTTATAAGAATGCGTTTGGTACCACGTCAAACTTGTCCCATGATCGATAGTCGTATGCTTTTATCCTTGATGCTTGTTTGGGGTCTTGTGCTTTGATGTCACCATTTCCAGTAGgctccatcttcttcttcttttcccttATCTTTGTTTTGTAGTCTTTGTTGCGCACAGGTGGGAGTTTCCTCTACAACCCATTACAGAAAGATGCTGACACCTGAAGAATATCCAGAACATTACCTGCTCCTGAAGTGGACGAACATATACAGCAAGAACAAACCTGAACCTCCTGGAGTCTTCCTGTCCTCAACGCCTCATCCTTCTTCTTCATGTCTGTCTCCCAGGTCTCCAGCTCCTTCATGAAGCTGTGCAGGTCCTCCGCATTTTGCCGCATCTGAAGCTGTAACTCAATGGCTTTGTTTCCCCCTGACATGTTATTCCCtgtaaaaaagacatttgtttttggatAAATTCTTAACACTTGTTGCTGTCGTTGTTGTCTTGGAGTCCGTATTGCAGCCAAGAGGAAAACACAAGAATCACACTGTCGTGCGTTTGCGGCTAGCAGCTAGCTCACTAGTAGAAACGCCAAACGTTAAGAGAGAATAAAGTTAATAAAAGGGACTCTGTACTTACCCAACCCTTTTAACGTACCTGTCACTTCTCTTCCCGACTGATAAAGACCGTTACAAAGTGTAGCTGTAGATACTTTGGATAAGTACTAGAACAAAATGTGTCGTTATTCACTGTTTCCTCTATATGTTCAGAACCATGACGGTAGCCTTGGCGCTGCTGATCCTACGCTGGGCGTAATCAAAGATCGTCTATGCAACAGTCGATATTACTTTAAAAGCCTTTAACTCACTTGTCAGTTTGTAAAAGATGTTtgcaaacaacaaaagaagccaTACATTAAAGAAGCATCGATTTTATTCTAGGACTATGTATAATTGCATTTTCCTGAGTCTGTAATGTCTTTATTACGTTGTACAGCCTACGGGCTGTGTTTATAGGGCAGGCTAGCCCTCGAAAcacaaaattcaaacaaaaaatgtccGCATAAAAGATGGCCCCTGGTAGGCTTATTTACCTTGTcgagttgaaaactgttgtaatTGTACTGGGAACTGTCTTCTCCAGGTTTTGTGGGTCGGTGTTCGGTTTGATTTGGTCATAGACTGGTTTTGGTCAACACAACCCGCTTCAAGTTGACAACTTGTCTGCACGTTCTGAATAGACGATCTATACCGTATATTAGTCTTTAACTAAACTTAATTGTAAACAGATaagattttattactttttaatatttcattaaaataatgcatttcttgagttttatatttatttatgatttattttatgtatttattaccTTTGACGTATAGCTACCACGTGATCTGCAAAACAATTATGACCTCTCTTGCGAGCTAGTGGTAGCTAACCAGTGGGAATTAATGCTAACATTTCTAAATTGTGCGCAACATTTCTCACAATGGACCAGACTAAGCAAGAGGGGGAATATGGATACGACTTATTCCCGGAGAGGAACATGGGGAAGTACAAGAAGGGATCCATCGCGGAGAGCCTGTTCACTTTCAACCACAAGTGTCAGGTCATGTTACAGTTCGCAATGGAAACTAGTGAGTTTTCTAGTTAACCATTTTAAAGAGACTGACATAAGGGCAACAGTGAACAGCGGATACATTGTATAATACAGAAGTTTCTTTCCGTGTGGTTGTGATTAAAATACCAGTGCAACGATACTGTTTAAGCCGCTGTCTGACAagcagctaacgttagcttgctcAGGGTTAGCTAGCAGTTGTTTCTGTCAGTGAATGCTGACTACATTAAGCTCTAACCGGTCTTTGTCCCCTTTAGGTCCTTATGCCAAACTCCTTCTCAGTGCCATGAAAAGTTCAGGATGGTTAGTATGTGTGTAAAACAAATGGTACCTGTACTGTCATTTTTATaccttttactttaattttcacAGTTTGGCCGAAAATTATTGTGCAAATGTTACTACTGCTAACACTACTTCTATTattaattaacaataataataattttcgTGATACCTGAatgaacagttttaaaaacttAACTGAAACTACATACTCCAAATAACATGTCTACTTCCGGTTTCAGTGGTCCCTTTAAAAATCACCATGTGCAGTTAATATTACCTTAATATTTATGTGCCATCTGAATTGCAATTTATTCTTTTATGTGTGATTTCAGTGTGTTAAAACTACATTGGGACCTTTTGACACTTTTGACAGTTTAAAAGTAATTCAAATTtgagctggatttttttttttttttttggatacttaaaactattattattgttgcagcaatgtaaaaagattaaattgCACCAAGAAGACTTTTTACTTTCTACTCAACACAGCAAAGTATTTAAAGAGCGACATTTCTCCTGTGAAGATTGTGACGGGACCGTCAGCGGTGGCTTCGATGCAGCTTCTTCTCA from Xiphias gladius isolate SHS-SW01 ecotype Sanya breed wild chromosome 2, ASM1685928v1, whole genome shotgun sequence includes:
- the rpap3 gene encoding RNA polymerase II-associated protein 3 isoform X1 encodes the protein MTKSNRTPTHKTWRRQFPVQLQQFSTRQGNNMSGGNKAIELQLQMRQNAEDLHSFMKELETWETDMKKKDEALRTGRLQEVQRKLPPVRNKDYKTKIREKKKKMEPTGNGDIKAQDPKQASRIKAYDYRSWDKFDVDKALAEMDKEESPAESNDSDSEEAAVDREKALAEKEKGNKFFKDGKYDDAIECYTRGMSADPYSPVLPTNRATSFFRLKKYAVAESDCNLAIALNSNYFKAYARRGAARFALKKYESALDDYEMVLKLDPGNMEAKTEVKKIKEALGHEAPTAQSEATQPQEAPTVDPEQQRLIDEQQRRQEAVLQKDRGNAYFKEGKYEAAVECYRRGMEVDSMNVLLPANRAMAFLKLEKYKEAEEDCTKAIYLDTTYSKAFARRGTARVALGKLEEAKQDFQEVLKLEPGNKQALNELQKLQIDLGFSGILQTEDNSQRRTVQPIDKPTHLRSTKPLRRINIQEVSGKATSPELESGGAKSFVREVVKETEDGSSPLSTSPSAKMIKIEVIADAPLHASDQLFPSRQTEQPAQEDTTYPPEPSTSSSSAVTDLPSPPTNSFQMETDLRKIGKQPEVIYRYLRQIKPETYIKIFQHSLEPDILNQILKTLHKFYIKNEASAVTLEILSSLASVRRFNMAVMLMSPPEKKVLKELFDFLHNAELEESSVTALQKKYCM
- the rpap3 gene encoding RNA polymerase II-associated protein 3 isoform X2, coding for MSGGNKAIELQLQMRQNAEDLHSFMKELETWETDMKKKDEALRTGRLQEVQRKLPPVRNKDYKTKIREKKKKMEPTGNGDIKAQDPKQASRIKAYDYRSWDKFDVDKALAEMDKEESPAESNDSDSEEAAVDREKALAEKEKGNKFFKDGKYDDAIECYTRGMSADPYSPVLPTNRATSFFRLKKYAVAESDCNLAIALNSNYFKAYARRGAARFALKKYESALDDYEMVLKLDPGNMEAKTEVKKIKEALGHEAPTAQSEATQPQEAPTVDPEQQRLIDEQQRRQEAVLQKDRGNAYFKEGKYEAAVECYRRGMEVDSMNVLLPANRAMAFLKLEKYKEAEEDCTKAIYLDTTYSKAFARRGTARVALGKLEEAKQDFQEVLKLEPGNKQALNELQKLQIDLGFSGILQTEDNSQRRTVQPIDKPTHLRSTKPLRRINIQEVSGKATSPELESGGAKSFVREVVKETEDGSSPLSTSPSAKMIKIEVIADAPLHASDQLFPSRQTEQPAQEDTTYPPEPSTSSSSAVTDLPSPPTNSFQMETDLRKIGKQPEVIYRYLRQIKPETYIKIFQHSLEPDILNQILKTLHKFYIKNEASAVTLEILSSLASVRRFNMAVMLMSPPEKKVLKELFDFLHNAELEESSVTALQKKYCM